The following proteins come from a genomic window of Helicobacter canadensis MIT 98-5491:
- the secE gene encoding preprotein translocase subunit SecE: MKKLISYYRLSREELSKVIFPTKEQVRNAFISVVIVVTIIALFLALVDFILGSFVSSIL, translated from the coding sequence ATGAAAAAACTAATAAGTTATTATAGATTATCAAGAGAAGAATTATCAAAGGTTATTTTCCCCACAAAAGAACAAGTGAGAAATGCATTTATTTCTGTGGTTATCGTTGTAACAATAATTGCTTTATTCTTGGCATTGGTTGATTTCATTCTTGGTAGTTTTGTTTCAAGTATTTTATAA
- the rplA gene encoding 50S ribosomal protein L1, with translation MAKKITKRMQKLLEKVDCKKIYDITTASATVKSLASAKFDETVEIALSLGVDPRHADQMIRGAVVLPNGTGKNVRVAVFAKGVKADEAKAAGADVVGDEDLAEQIKGGEINFDMVIATPDMMALVGKVGRILGPKGLMPNPKTGTVTMEVSKAVSNAKSGQVNYRVDKKGIIHAPVGKVSFDAKKLEENIIALVRNINKQKPATAKGKYIKNATLSLTMSPSLKLDAQELIDMK, from the coding sequence ATGGCAAAAAAAATTACTAAAAGAATGCAAAAACTACTAGAAAAGGTAGATTGTAAAAAGATATACGATATTACAACCGCTTCTGCAACAGTGAAATCTTTAGCATCTGCTAAATTTGATGAAACCGTTGAGATTGCGTTGAGTTTGGGAGTTGATCCTAGACATGCCGATCAAATGATTCGTGGTGCTGTTGTATTGCCTAATGGAACAGGAAAGAATGTTCGTGTAGCGGTTTTTGCAAAAGGTGTAAAAGCTGATGAAGCAAAAGCAGCAGGAGCTGATGTTGTGGGTGATGAAGATTTAGCAGAACAAATCAAAGGTGGAGAAATCAATTTTGATATGGTGATTGCTACTCCAGATATGATGGCTTTGGTAGGAAAAGTGGGTCGAATCTTAGGTCCAAAAGGATTAATGCCAAACCCAAAAACTGGAACAGTAACTATGGAAGTTTCAAAAGCAGTGAGCAATGCTAAGAGCGGACAAGTTAATTATCGTGTAGATAAAAAAGGGATTATCCACGCACCCGTTGGAAAAGTTAGCTTTGATGCAAAAAAATTAGAAGAAAATATCATCGCACTTGTTAGAAATATCAACAAGCAAAAGCCGGCAACTGCTAAGGGTAAGTATATTAAAAATGCAACTTTATCGCTAACAATGAGTCCATCACTTAAACTTGATGCACAAGAACTCATTGATATGAAATAA
- a CDS encoding TonB-dependent receptor — protein sequence MQKHKNLQPKGFRKKYFSLAAILALNSTLLAQSQNIALNEKSSQSQDSQSLKLSIIHANEFVENADFKEEFSAEEISQSNAQNVYEFLNLHSLLKTTSSYGNPYTQNIDLRGFGQNAHKNLAIIVDGVRINNIDSAPVSLSSIPLDSIQKIEIIRGKGMTKYGNGAVSGILKITTTRKEGGTINLGYSSYDTLNSQMTARYVGDTLNIGFYGQYQHSQGARKITQGSDEKDGNYNKNSGISLFYYPNDSLILKASANYSKYGIKYADPLTKEQFDKDPSQAGDSFSHQKRWDLYHNIGLTYFAQNGVTTDINFGGNRNESNYVNSPNALYVGKGLYGNFNTAYKNDSYLAEIGGEIKQNQRTNNNVKAEVSEMLLYLSGEKYLGNSTLNLGINTQRVINKQTNSYSRDENLIGGELGYHYQIHPQISVFTSYSRTFVTPNVDWLLRIFAPLPNTLIEPATFDTFQIGTDMIVGIHKLSGSVFYIQGHDENYFGLNKITGIYDNQTLGKTRRIGGEVKLTTYFLQNLYSTLSYAYVDAAMQSDEGYKGNTIPGVSKHTFVTSLNYLPIPNLNLGISYKYGSRAYDYNDYDNVLTKMPNYQSLNATLSYTLKDFEIYAFANNLTNHKNALVVSEAYYPYEFETTFGGGVKYKF from the coding sequence ATGCAAAAACACAAAAACCTACAACCCAAGGGATTTAGAAAAAAATATTTTTCTTTGGCTGCAATTTTAGCTTTAAATAGCACTTTACTTGCACAAAGTCAAAATATTGCTTTGAATGAAAAATCTTCACAATCTCAAGATTCTCAATCTTTAAAGCTTTCTATTATCCATGCAAATGAGTTTGTAGAGAATGCAGACTTCAAAGAAGAATTTAGTGCAGAGGAAATTTCACAATCCAATGCTCAAAATGTCTATGAATTCTTAAATCTTCATTCTCTGCTTAAAACCACTTCCAGTTATGGCAATCCTTATACACAAAACATTGATTTACGCGGTTTTGGACAAAATGCACATAAAAATCTTGCGATTATTGTTGATGGGGTTAGAATAAACAATATTGATTCAGCGCCTGTTTCACTAAGCTCTATTCCACTTGATTCAATTCAAAAAATTGAAATTATCCGCGGCAAAGGTATGACAAAATATGGTAATGGTGCAGTGAGTGGAATCTTGAAAATCACCACCACACGCAAAGAAGGTGGAACTATTAATCTAGGCTATTCAAGCTATGACACGCTCAATTCACAAATGACTGCGCGTTATGTTGGAGACACTTTGAATATTGGATTTTATGGTCAATATCAACATTCTCAAGGTGCTAGAAAAATCACACAAGGATCTGATGAAAAAGATGGAAATTACAACAAAAATAGCGGAATCTCACTTTTTTATTACCCCAATGATTCTTTAATCTTAAAAGCTAGTGCTAATTATTCCAAATATGGAATCAAATACGCTGATCCACTTACCAAAGAGCAGTTTGACAAAGATCCAAGCCAAGCGGGAGATTCCTTTAGTCATCAAAAGCGATGGGATTTGTATCATAATATTGGCTTAACCTATTTTGCACAAAATGGCGTTACCACTGATATAAATTTTGGTGGGAATCGCAACGAAAGCAACTATGTCAATTCTCCCAATGCACTTTATGTCGGAAAAGGTTTATATGGTAATTTTAATACTGCTTACAAAAATGATTCCTATCTTGCAGAAATAGGGGGAGAGATCAAACAAAATCAACGCACAAATAACAATGTCAAAGCTGAAGTGAGTGAAATGTTGCTTTATCTTAGTGGAGAAAAATATCTAGGAAACTCCACACTCAATCTTGGAATCAACACACAAAGAGTCATCAACAAACAAACTAATTCTTATAGCAGGGATGAAAATCTTATTGGTGGAGAACTTGGCTATCATTACCAAATCCACCCACAAATTAGCGTTTTTACTTCCTATTCTCGCACCTTTGTTACTCCAAATGTTGATTGGCTACTCCGCATATTTGCCCCTTTGCCTAACACACTCATTGAACCAGCCACTTTTGATACTTTTCAAATTGGAACAGATATGATTGTGGGGATTCACAAGCTTAGTGGAAGTGTGTTTTATATCCAAGGGCACGATGAAAACTATTTTGGACTAAACAAAATCACAGGCATTTATGATAACCAAACTCTAGGAAAAACAAGAAGAATCGGTGGTGAGGTTAAATTAACTACTTATTTTTTACAAAATCTCTATTCAACTTTAAGTTATGCTTATGTTGATGCGGCAATGCAAAGCGATGAAGGCTATAAAGGCAATACAATTCCCGGTGTCTCTAAGCACACTTTTGTAACAAGCCTTAATTATCTCCCTATTCCTAATCTTAATCTTGGAATCTCTTATAAATATGGCTCTAGGGCTTATGATTATAATGATTATGATAATGTGCTTACAAAAATGCCAAACTATCAAAGTCTCAATGCCACATTAAGCTACACACTTAAAGATTTTGAAATTTATGCCTTTGCAAACAATCTTACAAATCATAAAAATGCTTTAGTTGTCAGTGAGGCTTATTATCCTTATGAATTTGAAACAACCTTTGGTGGAGGAGTGAAATATAAATTCTAA
- the rplK gene encoding 50S ribosomal protein L11, translated as MAKKIIGELKLQIPAGKANPSPPVGPALGQRGVNIMEFCKAFNEKTKDMGDFNIPVLITVYQDKSFTFVTKKPPVTDLIKKAAGIQKGSDNPLKNKVGKLTKAQVLEIVKTKMDDLNANSEEAAIKIVEGSARSMGIEVVD; from the coding sequence ATGGCAAAGAAAATCATTGGCGAACTTAAGCTTCAAATCCCTGCGGGCAAAGCTAATCCATCTCCTCCTGTTGGTCCAGCTCTAGGGCAGCGTGGTGTTAATATTATGGAATTTTGTAAAGCATTCAACGAAAAAACAAAAGATATGGGCGATTTTAATATTCCTGTATTAATCACTGTTTATCAAGATAAAAGCTTTACATTTGTAACTAAAAAACCACCTGTTACAGATCTTATTAAAAAAGCAGCAGGAATCCAAAAAGGTTCTGACAATCCATTGAAAAATAAAGTGGGAAAATTAACTAAAGCGCAAGTTTTAGAAATTGTTAAAACAAAGATGGATGATTTGAATGCAAATTCAGAAGAAGCAGCAATTAAAATTGTTGAGGGAAGTGCTCGAAGTATGGGCATTGAAGTTGTAGATTAA
- the rpmG gene encoding 50S ribosomal protein L33, producing the protein MAKGNRVKIGLKCSECGDINYSTVKNAKTQTEKLELKKFCPRLNKHTIHKEVKLKS; encoded by the coding sequence ATGGCTAAAGGTAATCGCGTAAAAATTGGACTCAAATGTTCTGAGTGTGGTGACATTAATTACAGCACTGTAAAAAATGCAAAAACCCAAACAGAAAAACTGGAGCTAAAAAAGTTCTGCCCAAGATTAAATAAACACACAATTCATAAAGAAGTAAAACTAAAAAGCTAA
- the nusG gene encoding transcription termination/antitermination protein NusG: protein MYWYAIQTYFGSEQAVKRGIENLVREHHLEERITDIVVPTEDIIEVKNNKKKISERSLYPGYVFIKVDLDTALWHKIQSLPKVSRFIGEAKKPTPLSEADINHIIEKVQNRAAPKPKVIFETGEVVRIIEGPFANFTGTVEEYDMEHRKLKLNVSIFGRSTPIEILYSQVEKIV, encoded by the coding sequence TTGTATTGGTATGCGATTCAAACATATTTTGGTAGTGAGCAAGCAGTAAAGCGTGGGATTGAAAATCTTGTAAGAGAACATCACTTAGAAGAAAGAATCACAGATATTGTTGTTCCAACAGAAGATATTATTGAAGTGAAAAATAACAAAAAAAAGATAAGCGAAAGAAGCCTTTATCCAGGATATGTTTTTATTAAAGTTGATCTTGATACAGCATTATGGCATAAAATCCAATCTTTACCGAAAGTTAGTCGTTTTATTGGTGAGGCTAAAAAGCCAACTCCATTGAGTGAAGCAGACATTAATCATATTATTGAAAAAGTTCAAAATCGTGCTGCTCCTAAACCAAAAGTGATTTTTGAAACAGGAGAAGTTGTTCGAATTATTGAGGGTCCTTTTGCGAATTTTACTGGGACGGTTGAAGAATATGATATGGAACACAGAAAGCTCAAATTAAATGTTTCTATTTTTGGTAGAAGCACTCCTATTGAAATACTTTATTCACAAGTGGAAAAAATAGTTTAA
- the tuf gene encoding elongation factor Tu, translating to MAKEKYVKSKPHVNIGTIGHVDHGKTTLSAAISAVLSTKGLAEMKDYDNIDNAPEEKERGITIATSHIEYETEKRHYAHVDCPGHADYVKNMITGAAQMDGAILVVSAADGPMPQTREHILLSRQVGVPYIVVFMNKQDMVDDPELLELVEMEIRELLSSYEFPGDDTPIIAGSALKALEEAKSGNLGEWSEKIMKLMDAVDEYIPTPVRETDKTFLMPIEDVFSIAGRGTVVTGRIERGVVKVGDEIEIVGIRPTQKTTVTGVEMFRKELDQGEAGDNVGVLLRGTKKEEVERGMVLCKPGSITPHKKFEGEIYVLSKEEGGRHTPFFNGYRPQFYVRTTDITGSIALPEGVEMVMPGDNIKITVELINPIALEEGTRFAIREGGRTVGAGVVTKIIE from the coding sequence ATGGCTAAGGAAAAATATGTCAAATCAAAACCCCATGTAAATATTGGAACTATCGGGCATGTTGACCATGGTAAGACAACTTTAAGTGCTGCGATTTCTGCTGTTCTATCAACTAAAGGTTTAGCAGAAATGAAGGACTATGACAATATTGATAATGCTCCAGAAGAAAAAGAGCGTGGTATCACTATTGCAACTTCACACATTGAATATGAAACAGAAAAAAGACACTATGCACACGTAGATTGTCCTGGACACGCTGACTATGTTAAAAACATGATCACAGGTGCTGCGCAAATGGATGGAGCGATTTTGGTTGTTTCTGCTGCAGATGGTCCTATGCCACAAACTAGAGAACACATTTTGTTATCTCGCCAAGTAGGTGTTCCTTACATTGTAGTATTTATGAATAAACAAGATATGGTAGATGATCCAGAATTGTTAGAATTAGTTGAAATGGAAATTAGAGAGCTTTTATCAAGCTATGAATTCCCAGGGGATGATACTCCAATTATTGCTGGTTCTGCATTAAAAGCACTTGAAGAAGCAAAATCTGGAAATCTAGGTGAGTGGAGTGAGAAAATCATGAAGCTTATGGATGCGGTAGATGAATACATTCCAACTCCTGTTCGTGAAACTGATAAAACTTTCCTTATGCCAATTGAAGATGTTTTCTCAATTGCAGGTCGTGGAACAGTTGTAACAGGAAGAATTGAAAGAGGTGTTGTAAAAGTTGGTGATGAAATTGAAATCGTAGGTATTAGACCAACTCAAAAAACAACCGTAACTGGCGTTGAAATGTTTAGAAAAGAGTTAGATCAAGGTGAAGCCGGTGATAATGTTGGGGTGCTTTTAAGAGGAACTAAAAAAGAAGAAGTAGAAAGAGGTATGGTTCTCTGTAAGCCTGGCTCAATCACTCCTCACAAAAAATTTGAAGGTGAAATTTATGTTCTCTCAAAAGAAGAAGGTGGAAGACACACTCCATTCTTTAATGGATATAGACCACAATTCTATGTAAGAACAACAGATATTACAGGTTCTATTGCGTTGCCAGAAGGAGTAGAAATGGTAATGCCTGGTGATAACATTAAAATCACCGTTGAATTAATCAACCCTATCGCACTTGAAGAGGGAACAAGATTTGCTATCCGTGAAGGTGGTAGAACTGTAGGTGCGGGTGTTGTTACAAAGATTATCGAATAG